In Dama dama isolate Ldn47 chromosome 9, ASM3311817v1, whole genome shotgun sequence, the following proteins share a genomic window:
- the MARCHF3 gene encoding E3 ubiquitin-protein ligase MARCHF3, whose product MTTSRCSHLPEVLPDCTGPAAPVVKTVEACGSLANGQPQYVMQVSAKDGQLLSTVVRTLATQSPFNDRPMCRICHEGSSQEDLLSPCECTGTLGTIHRSCLEHWLSSSNTSYCELCHFRFAVERKPRPLVEWLRNPGPQHEKRTLFGDMVCFLFITPLATISGWLCLRGAVDHLHFSSRLEAVGLIALTVALFTIYLFWTLVSFRYHCRLYNEWRRTNQRVILLIPKSVNIPSNQQSLLGLHSVKRNSKETIV is encoded by the exons ATGACAACCAGCCGCTGCAGTCACCTGCCCGAAGTGCTGCCAGACTGCACCGGCCCCGCCGCGCCCGTGGTGAAGACCGTGGAGGCCTGCGGCAGCCTGGCGAATGGGCAGCCGCAGTATGTCATGCAGGTTTCCGCTAAGGACGGGCAGCTGCTGTCAACCGTGGTGCGGACCCTCGCCACCCAGAG TCCCTTCAATGACCGACCGATGTGCAGGATCTGCCACGAGGGCAGCAGTCAAGAGGACTTGCTCTCTCCGTGTGAATGTACAGGGACCTTGGGGACAATCCACCGGAGCTGCCTGGAACACTGGCTGTCGTCCTCAAACACCAGCTACTGTGAACTGTGCCACTTCAGGTTTGCAGTCGAGCGCAAACCCAGGCCGTTAGTGGAG TGGCTCAGAAACCCAGGGCCCCAGCACGAGAAGCGGACTCTGTTTGGAGACATGGTGTGCTTCTTGTTCATCACCCCGCTGGCCACCATCTCGGGCTGGCTCTGCCTGCGGGGCGCCGTGGACCACCTGCACTTTAGCAGTCGGCTCGAGGCCGTCGGACTGATTGCACTCACTGTTGCACTCTTCACTATTTACCTCTTTTGGACACTA gtgTCGTTTAGGTACCACTGCCGATTGTACAATGAGTGGCGTCGGACCAATCAGAGGGTGATTCTCCTCATTCCAAAGTCTGTCAACATCCCTTCCAACCAGCAGTCCTTGCTGGGCCTCCACTCTGTCAAGAGGAACTCAAAGGAAACCATTGTTTGA